From Acidianus brierleyi:
TACTGTGGTTTAGACCCAATAGTTGAGAGGAGCGGTAAAGCTACTGTAAGTAAGGGAATATCGAAGAAGGGTAATAAGTACTTGCGCAGCTTGTTCTACTTCCTCGCTGAGATGAATTACTCTCGTAATCCTACATTACTAGAATTTTACGAGAACCATAAGGAAAAGTTGAAGGGAAAGAAGTTGTACACTGCTTTAGCCAGGAAATTGGCTAGAATAGTTTGGAGTGTTTGGTATAATAATAAGCCTTATGAGCCTAAGTGACCATAAATCGCCACGTGGATTGAAAGGTACACGTGGCAATCTTAGTTGACATTATGCTTGAAGTTCAACCGAAATATTTATTACTGAACGCCCTTGTTAAGATAAAATACCGTCCGGAACTTCTGTTATGTAAAAATCTTTAGATTTAATCTTTTCTCTTATTTCTTTTGGTAAATAAATTATTCCCTTATCGTCCAACTTTACTATCATAAAGGTATATTTGTGGAAAAAATATATATTTTTCACATCATAGTTACTATATGTTACTATAATAGCTTTTGTAGGAGAAATTGACCAATCCATAGATGTAGCAAAACTTTTAAAATACCTTATATGTTTTAAAGGGTAAGACATAGTTGTAAAACTTGTCTAATTCGGTACTATAGACTGACAATGATGAATAACGATCTTCTTTAGAGTCTAAGAAAGTATTATCTATTTGAAATTAATTATTGGAGAAAATTCTCTTTTTTTCTTCATTGACGAAAGCTAATAAAGCCTTGCCTAGTTCCCTCGTATATTCTCCGTACGCATTATTAATTATGTCTTGAGCTAGTTGTGGAACCCAATTTAGTATATGAGTTTTTATGAAATCGTTAGCGTCATTTTCCTCGTTTATAAAAAATAGAAATGATACAAATTCAAACTCAGTTGAAATGTGATCTGGAACTTGTTTCTGTGGAATAATCTTGTATTTTGTATAGTATTCTAAAACTTCTTGAGTAGATTTTCCATAGAGCGTTTTTTCTCTATACCATGACTCATAAGGAGGGCACTTTAAATGTTTATAGTCGTTAACTAGGCACGAAGTATATTCTGTCTTCAAAATATTATCATCTCTTGTATTAAGAATATTTACTATTTCTGCTACTTTTTCATAGTATGGTTTTCCTTCTAACGCATTATATAGGGATTTTACTTCGTAAATATACCTAGGACCTAGCATTAAGTATGAAAATATTTTGTAGTCAACCCATAACATTTTTACTCACCGAGAGTTCTTCTTGGTTTAAATTTTGCATTCATCCCAAATTTCTTTTGAAATGAATATTCGGCTCTATGTTTCGGACATCTTTCTAGCCATTCGTCATCGCACTCAGCTCCTTTATCTTTCATAATTTTCTTAATAAGATTTAAACTTTTTCTAGATCCAATAGGAGTACCGCAAACTTTACATCTTACTAACTCATCTTCAAAGATTACCTTTTGTTTTAGATTTGTTTCTTTCATACTATGAATATTTATGGCTTTTTTTCCTGGAACATTAGGAATAGAACCGCAAGTGCTACCCTCTGGACATACATTTATACAAATATTACAACCCATACACTTTAAAGGATCAAATATCAAATTTTCCTTGTTCTCTCCACGTTGAATAGATATAGCAGATGTAGGACACCATTTAGCACAACTTTCGCATAAAGTGCACATATCACTATTAATATCAATATCAAAGATTATATCAGGTAAATTTTCACTACTAGCTATGTTTTTCCTGGCT
This genomic window contains:
- a CDS encoding TorD/DmsD family molecular chaperone, producing the protein MLWVDYKIFSYLMLGPRYIYEVKSLYNALEGKPYYEKVAEIVNILNTRDDNILKTEYTSCLVNDYKHLKCPPYESWYREKTLYGKSTQEVLEYYTKYKIIPQKQVPDHISTEFEFVSFLFFINEENDANDFIKTHILNWVPQLAQDIINNAYGEYTRELGKALLAFVNEEKKRIFSNN
- a CDS encoding AbrB/MazE/SpoVT family DNA-binding domain-containing protein produces the protein MDWSISPTKAIIVTYSNYDVKNIYFFHKYTFMIVKLDDKGIIYLPKEIREKIKSKDFYITEVPDGILS